A DNA window from Comamonas fluminis contains the following coding sequences:
- a CDS encoding porin, producing the protein MKSNSYALLALLALGSTSAALAQSSVSLYGRIDVSVEQQKYGGAKTTGMASNGSFIGLRAQEDLGGGLKAGFVLESSINADSGSGSNTWGEDDTFNFKRRSEVNLAGNWGMVRMGTFKHASYEATAQAISWHNDNVGSTADSFSNANSHSNVLAYRTPSLAGLSAELQYRFGEKAVWYDDIQYRDGVDLGVRYERGPWGAGFGYAQSTLKGDVHGDKLKDKDYSLRASYDTGTWALGAYYQRSERRDLWPGLEQSHAHSNTLRIAGKYVLGASEFHASIGRKNFSFSSESLNPSQPGSMREKSSMNQWLLAYHYNLSRRTKVYAFYGHQDDVPVTQSFSSLWQAGINGNFRSMGVGMRHQF; encoded by the coding sequence ATGAAATCCAACTCTTACGCCCTGCTGGCATTGCTGGCCCTGGGCAGCACCAGCGCGGCCCTGGCGCAAAGCAGCGTCTCGCTGTATGGCCGCATTGATGTATCTGTCGAACAGCAAAAGTACGGCGGCGCCAAAACCACCGGCATGGCCAGCAATGGCTCGTTCATCGGCCTGCGAGCACAGGAAGACCTGGGTGGAGGTCTGAAGGCAGGCTTTGTGCTGGAGTCCAGCATCAACGCCGATAGCGGTAGCGGCTCCAACACATGGGGCGAGGACGATACGTTCAACTTCAAACGCCGCAGCGAAGTCAATCTGGCCGGCAACTGGGGCATGGTGCGCATGGGCACGTTCAAGCACGCATCGTACGAAGCCACGGCGCAAGCCATCAGCTGGCATAACGACAATGTGGGCTCCACCGCAGACAGCTTCAGCAACGCCAACTCACACTCCAATGTGCTGGCCTATCGCACCCCCAGCCTGGCGGGCCTGAGCGCTGAGCTGCAATACCGCTTTGGCGAAAAAGCCGTCTGGTATGACGATATTCAATACCGTGATGGCGTTGACCTGGGTGTGCGCTACGAACGTGGCCCCTGGGGTGCAGGCTTTGGCTATGCACAGAGCACACTCAAAGGTGATGTGCACGGCGACAAGCTCAAGGACAAGGACTATTCGCTGCGCGCCAGCTATGACACCGGCACCTGGGCGCTGGGTGCCTACTACCAGCGCAGTGAAAGACGTGATCTCTGGCCCGGGCTGGAACAGTCCCACGCCCACAGCAACACGCTGCGTATCGCCGGTAAGTATGTCCTGGGTGCCTCCGAATTCCACGCCAGCATCGGCCGCAAAAATTTCTCTTTTTCTTCAGAAAGTCTGAACCCGAGCCAGCCTGGATCAATGCGTGAAAAGTCCAGCATGAACCAGTGGCTGCTGGCCTACCACTACAACCTGAGCCGCCGCACCAAGGTCTATGCCTTCTACGGCCATCAGGATGACGTACCCGTCACGCAAAGCTTTTCCAGCCTCTGGCAAGCTGGCATCAACGGCAACTTCCGCAGCATGGGCGTAGGCATGCGTCACCAGTTCTGA
- a CDS encoding S-(hydroxymethyl)glutathione dehydrogenase/class III alcohol dehydrogenase — protein sequence MKSRAAVAFKAGEPLQIVEIDVAPPKAGEVLVKITHTGVCHTDAFTLSGDDPEGIFPAVLGHEGAGIVVEVGEGVTSVKPGDHVIPLYTAECGECLFCKSGKTNLCTAVRATQGKGVMPDGTTRFSYNGEPIYHYMGCSTFSEYTVVAAVSLAKVNPDANPEQVCLLGCGVTTGLGAVWNTAKVQEGDTVAVFGLGGIGLAVVQGAQMAKAGRIIAIDTNPEKFALAKTFGATDCVNPKDFDKPIQQVIVEMTGWGVDHSFECIGNTNVMRAALECAHRGWGQSVIIGVAGSGQEISTRPFQLVTGRKWMGTAFGGVKGRSQLPGMVEDAMAGKIQLEPFVTHTMSLAKINEAFDLMHEGKSIRSVVNYADAS from the coding sequence ATGAAATCACGCGCCGCCGTAGCCTTCAAAGCCGGAGAACCCCTGCAAATCGTCGAAATCGACGTGGCTCCCCCCAAGGCTGGCGAAGTGCTGGTCAAGATCACCCACACCGGCGTGTGCCACACCGACGCCTTCACCCTGAGCGGTGATGACCCCGAAGGCATCTTCCCCGCCGTGCTGGGCCACGAAGGCGCTGGCATTGTGGTGGAAGTGGGCGAAGGCGTGACCAGCGTCAAGCCCGGCGACCATGTGATTCCGCTGTACACCGCTGAATGCGGCGAGTGCCTGTTCTGCAAGAGCGGCAAGACCAACCTCTGCACAGCCGTGCGCGCCACACAGGGCAAGGGCGTGATGCCTGATGGCACGACGCGCTTCAGCTACAACGGCGAGCCTATCTATCACTACATGGGCTGCTCCACGTTTAGCGAGTACACCGTGGTAGCCGCCGTATCGCTGGCCAAGGTCAACCCCGACGCCAACCCCGAGCAGGTTTGCCTGCTGGGCTGCGGCGTGACCACCGGCCTGGGCGCCGTGTGGAACACCGCCAAGGTGCAAGAAGGTGACACGGTTGCTGTGTTCGGTCTGGGCGGTATCGGTCTGGCCGTGGTGCAAGGCGCGCAGATGGCCAAAGCTGGCCGCATCATCGCCATCGACACCAACCCCGAAAAATTCGCACTGGCCAAGACTTTTGGCGCCACTGATTGCGTGAACCCCAAGGACTTTGACAAGCCTATCCAGCAAGTCATCGTCGAGATGACCGGCTGGGGCGTGGACCACAGCTTTGAGTGCATCGGCAACACCAACGTGATGCGCGCCGCGCTGGAATGCGCCCACCGCGGCTGGGGCCAGTCAGTCATCATCGGCGTGGCAGGCAGCGGCCAGGAAATCTCCACCCGCCCCTTCCAGCTGGTGACCGGCCGCAAGTGGATGGGCACGGCCTTCGGCGGCGTCAAGGGCCGCAGCCAGCTGCCCGGCATGGTGGAAGACGCCATGGCTGGCAAGATTCAGCTGGAACCCTTCGTCACCCACACCATGAGCCTGGCCAAGATCAACGAAGCCTTTGATCTGATGCACGAAGGCAAGTCGATCCGTAGTGTTGTGAACTACGCTGACGCTTCGTAA
- a CDS encoding Bug family tripartite tricarboxylate transporter substrate binding protein, with translation MNRNRITTICAALLLGSAPLTSALAQDPYPNKPVRIIVPFTAGSATDIIARAVGEGLRKELGNQPVIVENKPGAGGTLGAAQVASSPADGYTLLVHSAGHVANAALYPGLRYDPIKDFKPLAMLASVPNVLVVSPKANYKDLAALVSKAKAEPGKLLYASAGNGSATHMNAEKFRIASQIDAVHVPYRGTPEAITDVISGQVNWFFAPITSAIPMIKDHKLQALAVGSPQRATALPDVPTTVEAGFPNSSYDFWIGLFAPAKLPPALAEQISKATATALRSDAVKARFTALGANAPHVEPAQFEGFVKAESAVATKLIQQAKITQN, from the coding sequence ATGAACCGCAACCGCATCACCACGATCTGCGCCGCCCTGCTGCTGGGCAGCGCCCCCCTGACCAGCGCACTGGCACAGGACCCCTACCCCAACAAACCGGTGCGCATCATCGTGCCGTTCACCGCCGGGTCTGCTACCGACATCATTGCCCGCGCCGTAGGCGAAGGCTTGCGCAAGGAACTGGGCAACCAGCCCGTCATCGTGGAAAACAAGCCCGGTGCCGGGGGCACGCTGGGGGCAGCGCAAGTGGCCAGCTCACCTGCTGATGGCTATACGCTGCTGGTTCATTCTGCCGGTCATGTGGCCAATGCCGCGCTCTACCCCGGTCTGCGTTACGACCCGATCAAGGATTTCAAGCCTCTGGCCATGCTGGCCTCCGTGCCCAATGTGCTGGTGGTTTCGCCCAAAGCCAACTACAAGGATCTGGCCGCGCTGGTTAGCAAAGCCAAGGCCGAGCCTGGCAAGCTGCTCTACGCCTCTGCAGGCAATGGCAGCGCCACACACATGAACGCCGAGAAGTTCAGAATTGCATCCCAGATTGATGCCGTGCATGTGCCCTACCGCGGCACCCCCGAGGCGATCACGGATGTGATCTCCGGTCAGGTCAACTGGTTCTTTGCCCCCATCACCAGCGCCATCCCCATGATCAAGGATCACAAGCTGCAGGCCCTGGCCGTTGGCTCGCCCCAGCGCGCCACGGCACTGCCCGATGTGCCGACAACAGTGGAAGCGGGCTTTCCCAACTCATCCTATGACTTCTGGATCGGGCTGTTTGCCCCTGCCAAGCTGCCGCCCGCATTGGCTGAGCAGATCAGCAAGGCCACGGCCACTGCCCTGCGCTCTGATGCCGTCAAGGCGCGCTTTACGGCTCTGGGTGCCAACGCGCCCCATGTGGAGCCTGCGCAGTTCGAGGGTTTTGTAAAAGCCGAATCTGCCGTCGCCACCAAGCTGATTCAGCAAGCCAAAATCACGCAGAACTGA
- the fghA gene encoding S-formylglutathione hydrolase — MELKNAHACFGGAQRYYEHHSTEIGLAMKFSVYLPPKAVMGEKVPALLYLAGLTCTEETFMTKAGAQRLASELNVALICPDTSPRGAGLAGESDSWDFGVGAGFYLDATTKPWALHWRMESYIFNDLLPLIAAKLPVDMDRLGIFGHSMGGHGALTLALRHPGVFKSVSAFAPIANPVNCPWGHKAFSGYLGEDKTEWAKHDASELMGQLSAAPYPAGILIDQGLADKFLIEKQLLPEAFEAACAKVGQPLTLRRQAGYDHGYYFIQTFIDDHLRHHAQQLQTSSAK, encoded by the coding sequence ATGGAACTAAAAAACGCCCACGCCTGCTTTGGCGGCGCTCAGCGCTATTACGAACACCATAGCACCGAGATTGGCCTGGCCATGAAGTTCTCGGTCTACCTGCCACCCAAGGCGGTGATGGGCGAGAAGGTGCCCGCCCTGCTGTATCTGGCGGGCCTGACCTGCACCGAAGAGACCTTCATGACCAAGGCCGGTGCCCAGCGTCTGGCCTCCGAACTCAACGTCGCATTGATCTGCCCGGACACCAGCCCACGCGGTGCGGGTCTGGCCGGTGAGTCGGACAGCTGGGACTTTGGCGTGGGCGCAGGTTTTTACCTGGACGCCACCACCAAGCCCTGGGCGCTGCACTGGCGCATGGAGAGCTACATCTTCAACGACTTGCTGCCGCTGATTGCAGCCAAGCTGCCGGTGGACATGGATCGTCTGGGCATCTTCGGCCACAGCATGGGCGGCCACGGCGCGCTGACGCTGGCGCTGCGCCACCCCGGCGTGTTCAAGTCGGTTTCGGCTTTTGCCCCGATTGCCAACCCCGTCAACTGCCCCTGGGGCCACAAGGCTTTCAGCGGCTATCTGGGCGAGGACAAGACCGAATGGGCCAAGCATGACGCCAGCGAGCTGATGGGCCAGCTGTCTGCCGCACCCTACCCTGCCGGCATCCTCATCGACCAGGGTCTGGCCGACAAGTTCCTGATCGAAAAGCAGTTGCTGCCCGAAGCCTTTGAAGCTGCCTGTGCCAAGGTGGGCCAGCCGCTGACGCTACGCCGCCAGGCGGGCTATGACCACGGCTACTACTTCATTCAGACTTTTATCGACGACCACCTGCGCCACCACGCGCAGCAATTGCAGACCAGTTCTGCAAAATAA
- a CDS encoding SDR family NAD(P)-dependent oxidoreductase: protein MSHTFSPLDRLDGQTVVITGGTGAIAGAAAMRLAHLGARIVLLHRGGPEKSAALLQSLPGTGHGAVSASVTHSHELSAAAQQVQQAFGGAQILINCAGHTQPVPASDLEGLTDALIDEMFASNWRGTFAAIRAFAPQLAARGDGLIVNISSIAGSTGLGSNLAYASSKAGIDALTKGLAKTLAPKVRVLAVSPGVVDSGFVSGRDASFNTKVGATIPLQRVGTADDVAAAIAACCTSLRYATGSIFVADGGRHL, encoded by the coding sequence ATGAGCCACACTTTCTCTCCTCTCGATCGTCTGGACGGCCAGACGGTCGTCATCACCGGCGGCACCGGGGCCATCGCTGGCGCAGCCGCCATGCGTCTGGCACATCTGGGCGCACGCATCGTGCTGCTGCATCGCGGCGGCCCGGAAAAATCTGCAGCGCTGCTGCAGTCTCTGCCCGGCACGGGCCACGGCGCAGTGTCTGCCTCGGTCACCCACAGCCATGAACTGAGTGCCGCTGCCCAGCAAGTGCAGCAGGCGTTTGGCGGCGCGCAGATTCTCATCAACTGCGCAGGCCACACCCAGCCCGTTCCAGCCAGCGACCTGGAAGGCCTGACCGACGCGCTGATCGACGAAATGTTCGCCAGCAACTGGCGCGGCACGTTTGCAGCCATTCGAGCCTTTGCACCGCAGCTGGCCGCCAGGGGCGATGGCTTGATCGTCAATATTTCTTCCATCGCGGGCAGCACGGGGCTGGGCAGCAATCTGGCTTATGCCTCATCCAAGGCAGGCATTGACGCACTGACCAAAGGACTGGCCAAGACGCTGGCCCCCAAGGTGCGCGTGCTGGCCGTCTCCCCCGGCGTGGTGGACAGCGGCTTTGTCTCTGGTCGCGATGCCAGCTTCAACACCAAGGTCGGCGCAACCATTCCGCTGCAGCGCGTGGGCACGGCCGACGACGTGGCGGCCGCCATCGCCGCCTGCTGCACCAGTCTGCGCTATGCCACCGGCAGCATTTTTGTGGCCGACGGTGGCCGCCACCTCTGA
- a CDS encoding LacI family DNA-binding transcriptional regulator, whose translation MPVTIDDVAKAAGVHAATVSRALRGVAGKVSAAKRAEIEAVARSLGYQPNIVAASLRTKRSNMAAIIVPDLANPLFAPIVKGLEQELRKHDMLALITQPPEGKEARARLVQELAMRQVSGLLILAAESGDAMLEEAVQQKIPTVLVNRGLGERRFSSVVNDDQESTHLAIAHLRALGHERIAHVAGPASSSTGAARKKAFLELMQSEPPMVVDAQAFTREEGVKAARQLFEGWNLHDRPFTAIFASNDLLALGVMDVARELGIAIPADVSLVGHNDMPFVDIVQPPLTTIHIPVAEMGRQAAQVLMENINGDGQATTTRILTPSLVVRASTATRR comes from the coding sequence ATGCCTGTAACCATTGACGATGTTGCCAAGGCCGCCGGAGTCCATGCCGCCACTGTTTCGCGTGCTTTGCGCGGCGTAGCGGGCAAGGTGTCTGCAGCCAAGCGGGCCGAGATTGAAGCCGTGGCGCGCAGTCTGGGGTATCAGCCCAATATCGTTGCGGCCTCTTTGCGCACCAAGCGCAGCAATATGGCTGCCATCATCGTGCCCGATCTGGCCAACCCTTTGTTTGCGCCCATCGTCAAGGGGCTGGAGCAGGAGCTGCGCAAGCACGACATGCTGGCGCTAATCACCCAGCCGCCGGAGGGCAAGGAGGCGCGGGCCCGTCTGGTGCAGGAGCTGGCCATGCGCCAGGTCAGCGGGCTGCTGATTCTGGCCGCTGAGAGCGGTGACGCCATGCTGGAAGAAGCCGTGCAGCAGAAGATTCCGACGGTGCTAGTCAACCGAGGCTTGGGCGAGCGGCGCTTTTCCAGTGTGGTCAATGATGACCAGGAGAGCACCCATCTGGCCATCGCCCATCTGCGGGCGCTGGGCCATGAGCGGATTGCGCATGTGGCAGGCCCTGCCTCGTCATCCACAGGCGCGGCGCGCAAGAAGGCGTTTCTTGAATTGATGCAGAGTGAGCCGCCCATGGTGGTGGATGCTCAGGCCTTTACGCGAGAAGAAGGCGTCAAGGCGGCGCGGCAGCTGTTTGAAGGCTGGAATTTGCATGACCGACCATTCACCGCCATCTTTGCCAGCAACGATCTGCTGGCGCTGGGGGTGATGGATGTGGCACGGGAGCTGGGCATTGCCATTCCTGCCGATGTGTCTCTGGTGGGGCACAACGACATGCCGTTTGTGGACATTGTTCAGCCGCCGCTGACTACCATCCATATTCCGGTGGCCGAAATGGGGCGTCAGGCTGCGCAGGTGCTGATGGAAAATATCAACGGTGATGGTCAGGCCACGACAACGCGCATTCTCACGCCCTCGCTGGTGGTACGTGCTTCGACGGCCACGCGCCGCTAA
- a CDS encoding 3-keto-5-aminohexanoate cleavage protein, which produces MSQPTILTCAVTGNLTTPEQTAYLPVTPEQISIACIEAHDAGAAAVHIHVRDPKTGKPSMDVDLYAQVVETLRKERPELIINLTTGPGGRYVPSADDPKVFAAGTSLLPPEARVDHIAALRPDICSLDLNTMNSGEQVVMNTPANVRRMAKVIREAGVVPELECFDTGDLVLAQQLIADEYLQGPGIYSFVMGVRYSLPFNTQAMQMALSLIPHKAEWTAFAVGRHAFQAVAQAYLLGGNVRIGLEDTIYLDRGQLARSNAELVTKARRIVQDLGGTLATSAQARQRWGLRASNQKA; this is translated from the coding sequence ATGAGCCAGCCCACCATCCTGACCTGTGCCGTCACCGGCAACCTCACTACGCCCGAGCAAACGGCCTATCTGCCCGTCACCCCCGAGCAGATCTCCATCGCCTGCATCGAAGCCCATGACGCCGGAGCTGCCGCCGTGCACATCCATGTGCGCGACCCCAAAACCGGCAAGCCCTCCATGGATGTGGACCTCTATGCCCAGGTGGTGGAAACACTGCGCAAGGAACGCCCGGAACTCATCATCAACCTGACCACCGGCCCCGGCGGGCGCTATGTACCCAGCGCCGATGACCCCAAGGTGTTTGCCGCAGGCACATCGCTGCTGCCGCCCGAAGCCCGTGTCGATCACATTGCCGCGCTGCGCCCCGATATCTGCTCGCTGGACCTGAACACCATGAACTCTGGCGAGCAGGTGGTGATGAACACCCCCGCCAATGTGCGCCGCATGGCGAAGGTGATTCGCGAGGCAGGCGTAGTGCCCGAGCTGGAATGCTTTGACACCGGTGACCTGGTGCTGGCCCAGCAGCTGATTGCCGACGAGTACCTGCAAGGCCCGGGCATCTACAGCTTTGTGATGGGCGTGCGCTACTCGCTGCCCTTTAACACCCAGGCCATGCAGATGGCGCTGTCGCTGATTCCGCACAAAGCCGAGTGGACAGCCTTTGCCGTGGGCCGCCATGCGTTTCAAGCGGTGGCCCAGGCCTATCTGCTGGGCGGCAATGTGCGCATCGGTCTGGAAGACACGATTTATCTGGACCGTGGCCAGCTGGCCAGAAGCAATGCAGAGCTGGTGACCAAGGCCCGCCGCATTGTGCAGGACCTGGGCGGCACGCTGGCCACCAGTGCCCAGGCTCGCCAGCGCTGGGGTCTGCGCGCCAGCAACCAGAAGGCCTGA
- a CDS encoding dioxygenase yields MCEHVFPSTSPEALLAAVLKSNANTGNPRLKEILEIGIRHLHAFALEADLAPAELEVGLDFLVAIGQASGPKKHEGILLADILGLATLVQLNDARHALEAGGTEPALIGPFWRANQPERKNGERISTDDTPGPRLTVTGQVLSLDGTPLAGARVETWQASPKGLYENQDESQPRMNLRGRFVTDENGSFSFESVRPAGYPVPVDGPCGELLAAQNRHTMRPAHLHFLVVAPGHKVLATQFFDVDDPHAQDDVVFGAVGSLLRQFESDGASGFKLDVKLRMEPGETRVPKCPIP; encoded by the coding sequence ATGTGTGAGCATGTTTTCCCCTCTACCAGCCCTGAGGCGCTGCTGGCCGCAGTGCTGAAGTCCAACGCCAACACCGGCAATCCGCGACTGAAGGAAATTCTGGAGATCGGCATCCGCCACCTGCATGCGTTTGCACTGGAGGCCGACCTTGCCCCCGCCGAGCTGGAAGTGGGCTTGGACTTTCTGGTCGCCATCGGCCAAGCCAGCGGCCCCAAAAAGCATGAAGGCATCTTGCTGGCCGACATCCTGGGGCTGGCCACGCTGGTTCAGCTCAACGACGCCCGCCACGCGCTGGAAGCTGGCGGCACCGAGCCTGCACTGATCGGCCCGTTCTGGCGTGCCAACCAGCCAGAGCGCAAAAACGGCGAGCGCATTTCCACTGACGACACACCCGGCCCGCGCCTGACGGTCACCGGGCAAGTGTTGTCGCTGGATGGCACGCCACTAGCCGGTGCCCGCGTGGAAACCTGGCAGGCATCGCCCAAAGGGCTGTATGAAAACCAGGACGAGTCCCAGCCCCGCATGAATCTGCGTGGTCGCTTTGTGACCGATGAGAACGGGAGCTTCTCGTTCGAAAGCGTGCGCCCCGCAGGCTACCCGGTTCCAGTGGACGGCCCCTGTGGCGAGCTGCTGGCCGCCCAGAACCGCCACACCATGCGCCCCGCCCATCTGCACTTTCTGGTGGTGGCCCCCGGCCACAAGGTGCTGGCCACGCAGTTCTTTGATGTGGATGACCCCCATGCCCAGGATGACGTGGTGTTCGGTGCCGTGGGCTCGCTGCTGCGCCAGTTTGAGTCTGATGGCGCAAGCGGTTTCAAGCTGGATGTGAAGCTGCGCATGGAGCCGGGCGAGACCCGTGTGCCCAAGTGCCCCATTCCCTAA
- a CDS encoding quinone oxidoreductase family protein — MTVAQSLRLSAKAATAADIAPAIVNQTQPAATATEAVIEIYAAAVNPSDVKAALGSMPQAVWPRTPGRDFAGRVIAGPEDWVGQDVWGTGGDLGVTRDGTHARYLVLPVSALSRKPKSVSVAAAATVGVPFITANEGLRRAGLKGEGQTLIVFGSNGKVGQAAVQLATRAGAQVIGVERGSSQYRGHASSAVTAFDAQDPDLVQKLLDATGGRGADIAYNTVGSPYFETALATLAIGGTQILISTIERNVSFDILAFYRRNLQMLGVDSLKLSVTQCAQVLNQLLPGFDDGSLKAFEVDESSLIPLSGAADAYRKVLSGSMDRVVLAP, encoded by the coding sequence ATGACTGTTGCCCAATCTCTGCGCCTGAGCGCCAAGGCCGCCACCGCCGCCGACATCGCCCCCGCCATCGTCAATCAGACCCAGCCTGCTGCCACCGCCACGGAAGCGGTCATTGAAATTTATGCCGCTGCCGTCAACCCCAGCGATGTGAAAGCTGCACTGGGCTCCATGCCCCAGGCCGTGTGGCCACGTACCCCCGGCCGCGACTTTGCGGGCCGCGTGATTGCAGGGCCTGAGGACTGGGTAGGCCAGGATGTCTGGGGCACGGGTGGCGACCTGGGCGTGACACGCGACGGTACCCACGCCCGCTATCTGGTGCTACCTGTCAGTGCTCTGAGCCGCAAACCCAAAAGTGTTTCTGTGGCAGCCGCTGCCACTGTGGGCGTGCCCTTTATCACCGCCAATGAAGGCCTGCGCCGTGCTGGTCTGAAAGGTGAGGGGCAGACACTGATCGTCTTTGGCTCCAATGGCAAAGTGGGCCAGGCCGCAGTGCAACTGGCCACTCGCGCGGGTGCCCAGGTCATTGGCGTGGAGCGCGGCTCCAGCCAGTACCGTGGCCATGCATCGTCCGCCGTGACCGCGTTTGACGCCCAGGACCCCGATCTGGTGCAAAAGCTGCTGGATGCAACCGGTGGGCGCGGTGCCGATATCGCCTACAACACCGTGGGATCGCCTTACTTTGAGACTGCGCTGGCCACCCTGGCCATCGGCGGCACGCAGATCCTTATCTCGACCATCGAGCGCAATGTCTCCTTCGACATTCTGGCTTTCTATCGCCGCAATCTGCAGATGCTGGGCGTGGACAGTCTCAAGCTCTCCGTTACCCAATGCGCCCAGGTGCTCAACCAGTTGCTGCCGGGGTTTGACGATGGCTCGCTCAAGGCTTTTGAGGTGGACGAGTCTTCGCTGATTCCGCTCAGCGGCGCCGCCGACGCTTACCGCAAAGTGCTCAGCGGCTCCATGGACCGCGTGGTTCTGGCCCCCTGA
- a CDS encoding cupin domain-containing protein, translating to MHVVPITEAPAYEAPGHMQMAMQRLQGMEAGPSGSVWIGCSLLEPGGGTTLAGSDLEKFYICLEGVVQVTAVADGHRQETHLHPLDSCRIAPGEARQLFNPGTTAARLLLVMPQRTSTPPQETSP from the coding sequence ATGCATGTCGTTCCCATTACCGAGGCTCCCGCCTATGAAGCACCTGGCCATATGCAGATGGCCATGCAACGACTGCAGGGCATGGAGGCAGGGCCTTCCGGCAGCGTCTGGATTGGCTGTTCCCTGCTGGAGCCTGGCGGCGGCACCACGCTGGCTGGCTCAGACCTTGAAAAGTTCTACATCTGCCTGGAAGGCGTGGTGCAAGTCACTGCGGTTGCTGACGGTCACCGTCAGGAAACGCATCTGCACCCGCTGGACAGTTGCCGCATCGCCCCCGGAGAAGCACGTCAGTTGTTCAATCCCGGCACCACCGCAGCGCGCCTGCTGCTGGTGATGCCACAGAGGACCTCAACACCCCCACAGGAGACAAGTCCATGA